TGGTGCCTTAGTTGTGTACGATGTTACCCGACATGTGACATTTGAAAATGTGCAAAGATGGCTAAAAGAACTGAGAGATCATACAGATTCAAACATAGTGATAATGCTTGTTGGGAACAAAGCCGATTTACGTCACTTGCGTGCTGTTTCGATAGAAGATTCCAAAGGTTTTGCTGAAAGGGAGAACACATTTTTCATAGAAACATCAGCCCTGGAAGCATTGAATGTGGAGAGTGCTTTCACACAAGTTCTATCTCAAATATATCATGTTGTCAGCAGAAAAGCACTTGACATTGGAGATGATCTAGCCGTTTTACCTAAGGGACAGACAATTAACATTGGCTCCAAGGATGATGTATCTGCAATTAATAATTCTGGATGTTGTTCCAATTAAACTACtattctattaattaattagtctCTTCTTCTATTTCAACATcttaaatttttctaattagaCATTACTGATGACTTGTACTCCGGTTTCATTTCTGGATTGATTTTTG
This genomic stretch from Amaranthus tricolor cultivar Red isolate AtriRed21 chromosome 9, ASM2621246v1, whole genome shotgun sequence harbors:
- the LOC130823864 gene encoding ras-related protein RABA1f-like; its protein translation is MAAYRADDDYDYLFKVVLIGDSGVGKSNLLSRFTRNEFSLESKSTIGVEFATRSISVDDKIVKAQIWDTAGQERYRAITSAYYRGAVGALVVYDVTRHVTFENVQRWLKELRDHTDSNIVIMLVGNKADLRHLRAVSIEDSKGFAERENTFFIETSALEALNVESAFTQVLSQIYHVVSRKALDIGDDLAVLPKGQTINIGSKDDVSAINNSGCCSN